The window AACGGCCGAGCGGCCGCGCGAGCCGCCGCATCGAATCCCGCGCCGGGCGCGAGCCCATGAGCCCGCAAGAGCACCGAGATTGCTTCACCCTGCGCCATGGCCGAAAGCCACCCTGAAGGGGCTCTATACTTCGGCCATGGGAACGGAAAGGGATAGCATCCGCCGACGAGGCCGATGCGACGCTGGTTGTGCTGCAACCATCGCGCTTGCGCGAGAAAGGACTCGCGTGCGACGCGGTCTCCACGCTCGAACCAGCGTCCGTAGCAATGCAGTGCAAACTGCGCGATGCGGATGGGGTGATAGGTCGGCACCACGCCGTTCGTCAGCAAAACGCCCTCGTCGTCACGCGGCTTGCCGTCCCAGTCTTCTCCGTAGGTCCCGCTATCGGCGAACCATTCGACGTAGTATGCGCCGCGATATGGGACCGATGATGGAGCTCTCCAGTAACGCCGGTGCGACCAGTCCAGGGGAAAGCCCAGCGCCAGCTGACGGAGGCGATTTGGCGGAAGCGCGTCCACCAACCGGACGGCCTGCCGTCCTTTGCGCATGGGACCGGATGCGAGCACGTTAGCCGGCCGCACGTGCGGCATCGTCGGATTCGGCGCGCTTCATGCGACCGCAGCCCGAGCGGCAGCGGCGGGCGGCTTCTCGCCCAACACGTACACATCGAACCCGGCGCGACGCCACCGATCGGCGTCGAGCATCCTTCGAGCGTCGACAATTGCGCGACCGCGCATGAGCGCCATTACCTCGGCCGGTTCGAGTGATGCGAACTGCGAGTGATCCGTCGCGATCACCAGCACGTCGGCTTCACGAAGAGCCTCTTGCACGGTTGCTGCAAGAGGAACCCCACAGGAACGAACCAGAGGATCGTACAGGGTGGTCTCAATTCCACGCTCGCGAAGCAGCGCGAAGATGTCGAGCGCCGGGCTCTCGCGGGCATCGTCGACATCTCGCTTGTACGCGGCGCCGAATATGGCCACTCGCTTCCCAAACGCATTGCCCGGAAGAAATTCACAGACGCGATGGGCGATACGATACGGCATGCGATGGTTGACGCGCCGAGCGGTTTGAATCAGTTCGGTCACGAACGGATTTGCATTGGAGAGAAAATGCGGGTCGACCGGGATGCAATGCCCGCCCACCCCGGGGCCGGGAGCCAGAATATTGACGCGCGGATGCCTGTTCGCCAGGGCGATCGTCTCCCATACGTCGACGCCCAGTTCTTCCGCGAGCAGCGCCAATTCGTTCGCGAAGGCGATGTTGACGTCGCGATAGGTATTTTCCACGACCTTCGAAAGCTCCGCGGTAACGCAGTCGGTTTCGGTAATCTCCCCTTTGCAGAACGTTTCGTACAACTTTCGCACCGCGCGCGCATCCTCGGGCCGGCGTCCGCCGACGATGCGGGCGTTATAGCGGAGCTCGTGAACGATCGCTCCGGGTAACACACGCTCCGGACAGTGCGCGAGGCACATCTCATCGATCGACTTCCCGGCCGATGCAAAGGCGGCTTCAAAGAGACGTTCGGTGGTTCTTGGCGGCACCGTCGACTCGAGGACGATCATGCTGCCGCGCGGAGCGACGGCCGCAATTCTCGCGGCTGCGTCTTCGACGCATCGCAGATCGGGCCTATTCCCAACCGTCGGCGTGGGCACGCAGACGATGTATGCATCGGCCCGCGGAACCACGTCGGACACGAGCAGATAGCCGGTCTCTATGGCGGCTTGGGTGAGCGCGCGTACTTCGGGTTCTCCGATCGAGACGCGTCCCGCGCGCAACTCTTCCAGCAGCGCTCCATTGACGTCGTAGCCGTACACGACATGCCCGGCTTGAGCCAGCATTGCCGCCGTAGGAAGCCCTATATAGCCCAGACCTAGGACCGAGATGTTCACGCGATTGTCCTTTCAACGTCGGAGGATGGAGAAGCCAGGAGACCGGCCAGGACGCTCATCTGCCGATACGCGTCGTGGCTCGATGCAACGCGGGCAAAGCCTCGCGCGGCACGCTTTTTCGCGCTCGCAAAGTCGCGCTGGAGATGTACGATGGCCTCGGCGAGTTCCGCAGGGTTTCCCGGCGCGACGAGCCGGCCCGTGGTAGCATCGATGAGCTCTCCGACGCTCCCGGAGTTCGTTGCGATGACGGGAACGGCGCGTGCCATCGCCTCTACGAGCGCCGCAGGCACGCCTTCCATCAGGCCTCCCGGATGCTCGTGGCTGGCGAGTACGACCGCATGGAAAGCTCCCTTTTCAAGGGCTGCGTGCAACGCTCGTTGTTCGACGTGCCCGGCAAAGACAACCGAGTCGCCTAGACCCAACGACCGCGCGAGCCGCTCGAGTCGCGGGCGCTCGGGGCCATCGCCCGCAAGAGTACAGCGCACCGATATCCCCTTGCGCGCGCACAGAGCAAGCGATTCCAGGAGCGTTTCGTGCCCCTTAATCGGTACCAGCGCCGCCGGGCAGAGCAGTTGTAATCGTTCGATGGGGCCGAAGTTGCGCGAGACGAACGGGGGAATCGGTATGCCGATCGGCACGCACACGATCGGGGCGCCGGCTTGACGAAAGCCGTTGAGGTCTCTACGGCCACGCTGCGATATCGTTCGGATAAATGCGGCGCCGGCAAACTTCAGGTCCAATGCATTGCGTTCGTAGATGTCCCAGCGATGGGCCGTCGCGCTCCACGGAATGTTCGCAATGCGCGATGCTACGTACGCAGCCGTAGCCGGGGTCGAGAGCCAATAACCATGGACGTGTTCCACCCCGTCCGCTCGCAGTCGCCGCCCAAGATCGATTGCCCGCGCGAGGATGCCTAGGTTCTTGAGCTTCGTGAGCGCCGGCGACTGCGAACGCAAGAGGTCCGCAAGAATTGCGCGGACGCGGGCGGCGTGTCGCAGCGCGAACAGAATCGCCCCGCAATACAACTTGACGCCGCGCGAAAGCGAGCCCAGTTCTACGCCGGCTGGAAGCATCCGAGTGTTTTTTCCCGAAGCGCAGAGCGGATATACCGCCACCTGGCCGACGATCGTCGCCAACGCCATCAATTCGTGCTCGAGATAGGTTTCGTTTCGACCGTACGGATAGTGTACGGAGACGACGGCGAGCTTCATGTTTAAAGTCTACGCGATGCGGGACGGACGCGGCAGAGGCGTCGGGTATCGCCGCTCTGTGGCATTAGGTCGAGGATGTACCGGTGCCTCACGGCCTATACCGTTCGGTGGAAAAGAAACTCGAAGACCGTCTTGACCAAGATCGATACGTCGAGAAGGATGCTCCAGTTTTCGATGTAGCACAGATCGTATGCGAGCTTCTCCGCTGCGTGCGACGCATCGAGAATGCGCGGGAGGCTCGTTTGCGCCCATCCGGTAATGCCCGGACGAACCAGATGGCGGTCGTCGTATCGTGGTATGATCGCGCGAAACCTATCGACAAATTCAGGTCGCTCCGGCCGCGGCCCAACCAGCGACATGTCGCCTTTGATGACGTTGATCAGTTGTAACGTTTCATCGAGGCTTAGGCGCCTTAGCCTCCGGCCAATAGACGTGATACGCCGATCGCCGAGGCTTGCGTACACGGCACCGGTCTTTGCCTCGGCATCGCTGCGCATCGTCCGAAATTTATACATCTCGAAGGGCACGCCGGAACGGCCTACGCGCGTTTGCCGATACACGATCGGACGGCCCGTTTCGAGGTAAATCGCAACCGCAGCGACCAACATGATCGGCGCGAACAGGACGAGCGCAAGCGATGCCGCTGCTATGTCGAAGAGACGTTTGATTAGCTTCGCTATCGGCGTGCATGCCGGTAGCGGCTGGGGAACGAGAAACACCTGCTCCCCGTCGCGCTCGACGCCGAACATGTGCCCCTGAATCCGCAGATTGTGGGACGCGAACGCGAGCTCGACATGTGTCTGAGCGGCCCGCTGCATCACCTGCGAAAGCACCGTTTCTGGAATCGACTCCGAAAGGATCATGCGTTGACAGCCGCCCGCTACGGCTCGATCGTACCAATTCGCATTCATGCTGGCGGCGACGTCCGCTACAACGAAGGAGAAACGTTCGGCATCGCCTCTGCGAGCGACGAAGGCTTCCATGTCGGAGACGAACCGAGCGTTACCGACAACCGCCACTTGCTTCGGCCGGCGGCGTAGAGCGCCGGAGCGCCGTAAGTGCTCGAGCGTGCGGACGCCTCCAACCAGCACGATCGCCAGCAGCAACGCGATGATGAGGACGAAGCGCGAGGTCGAGATCGACGGCCACACCGTAAAGACGACGAGTTGCGGGAGAGCGCCCAGCGCGAGCGCGGCAATGGTGTAGTAGAGTTCGTCTCGCGCCGATAGGGCAAACGATCGCCGATAGAGACCGAGCCGAGCGAACATCGTCAGCCACAGCACGACGAAAATCCCGGTCGAAAGCACTTCGTTGGGTTTTACGAACAAACCGTCCCAGCTGTGAAAGACGAGTGCCGTCGCCAAGTAGACCGACATCACGAACATCGACAGATCTTCGATGACCAGGGCGACGACCCACCAACGTGAGAGATCGTGACCGCGCGGTCGCGTCTGTGCGGGAAGTGCGTTCTCCAGCATGAGCGACGTGATAGTGGCTGATGACGAACGCAGAATAGGCCCCTCCACAGCGCGCAGGTTCGATGCCACTATTGTAATGTACCGGCGTCGCGGGCAGCAGAGTCGTTCTACGCTCGCGCGTTAAGGATTAATACTCAGTATCGGGACGGCGAATAGCGGTCCACGAAGCCACAACCCCGCCGATGAAGCCACCGATCGCACCGCAGAGCACGTCGAACGCATTCCAAAGTAGCGTTTCGGTAGACCCATCGATTCGCTGCAATACTTCGATAAGCGCGCTCAGCAGCGCGATCGCCATCGTGGCGCGGAGAATCGGCCGTCGCCGTCCGAAGACGACCGCCGCAACGTAGCCGCCGATAGAGAAGGCGACGATGCTTAGGAGCTTGCGCACGATGACGTGATGCGGAATCCACGATGGCGATGTCGCTTGATAGACGTCATCATTCAAAGAAGCAAATAGGATGACGGCAAGCGTGGCGATCACCGCCGCGGCGATGCGAATTCGCGCAAGTCGCTTGATGGGCATGCGGTGCATTCCGCGTTTCCGGTACGGCTCTCCTCGCGACTTTGGACACCGGTGGGATTAGGGCATTGGCTACTATGCATACGACCGTGGGTAGCGTAGGCTCGAGAGGACCGAATTCGGTCAGTTCGCGATACTGAAGGAGGATCTAATGTACGAATCGCCTGAGGTTCTCGTGACCTATGAAGCCGGCGACCTCTTACTCGAGGTTGTCGGTTCGGGAAGCTGTCAGTTCTCACACTGAGGCTCGCCGGAGGCGAACACGGGTTGCCGCGAGGGTGGCAACCCGGTTCGCTCGCTGCCGTCATATGAATACATCGACTCAGAGCGCCTTCGATACGCTATTCCGCGAAAGCAATGCTCGCATTGCGCAGGGGCTTCGGAGGAGCAAACGCTATCTCGGCATCTACGCGGCCGGCATCGGCGACCGCGGCAACGGGCTGCTGTTGGCCGGCGCAAGCGGGGTTGGGAAAACGACGCTTGCTCTCGAGCTTGCGTCTCGCGGATACGCCTTGCTCGGTGATGAAACGACGATCTACGACCGCACTCAGGAGCGCCTACTCCCGTTGGAACGAGCGCTCATGATCCGCTCCGGGTCGTTCCCTTTGCTCTCGGATCCGACGCTCGAAGAGCGATGCAAGCGCCTCGGGTTTCACGCGACCGACGGTATGCGTCTGGTATATCACGTAGGCGCTCGCGCTTTGTTCGGAGAGTCGGCATTCTCGCCGCCGGTCCATCCGCGCGCCATCGTGCACCTCGAGCGCGGGCAACCCGGCGGGCTCGTCCAGCTCTCGACCGCCCGGTACGTTTGCTCGATGTCGTCGTGCTTTTATCTGGAGCGTTCTACCCCGGCTGCGACGATGCAGGTCCTCACCGACCTGATGAACGTTTCCGTATATCGCCTGCGAATCGATGCACCGGGAGCGGCGGCCGATACCATCGTCGAACTCCTTGACGCGCTATGATCGTCGATGCCGGAAGGCTCATCCGCCTTGAAGCGGCCGTCGTCACGTCGTCTCCGATGGAGTCATTGCACCTCGATTTCGGAGCCGGCATGCGCTTGCGCGTCTCATTCGAGGACGCGCGCGCGGCCGCGTATTTTGCCGAGCGCTATTACCACATGATCGTGGCCGAGGGCGACGTATCGTTCGCGCTCGATGTCGTCCAGGGTCGGGATGGAACCCAGCTCTTCAGGGTAACGCCCGGTGCGACGTATGCGTGGCGGCACGGCGCGATCGGGCCCGAGGACGTAGCATTCCTCGCCGATGCCGTGGCAACCACAAGCGCATTCACGCGTATGCCCGGCACGCTCACGCTCCATGCAGCGGCCATCCGGGCCGGGGATGATGCGTTCGCGATCGTCGGCGATTCGAACACCGGTAAGACCACCACCGCCGTGACGTGCGCGCTCTCGGGATTCCAGGTCTATTCGGATGAGTTCTGCATCGTCTCAAACGGCAGCGTGCGCCCGTTCCCGCGCTGTCTCTCGTTGCGGCCCGGCGGAATGGCGGTGCTGCACCGTCTTCGAGCCGTGCCGGCAACGCTACGCGAAGAGCTCCGTCTCCATGAAGGCGGCTGGACGAACGTTCGCTTCGATCCTCTCTTCGGCGGAGTCCCCGCCGACGAAAGAGCGCCGTTACGCGCGATTTTTCTGCTCGACGGGCGAGCCGAGCACCCCTCGATCGAGCCTCTCGCGCCGGCCGCGCTGCTTCCGGTGGCGGCACGCTATGCGAAGAGCGCGAGCCCGCCATTGGAACGGCTAGCCGAGGTACTCCTTCTTCTGCGTTCGCTTGCGTGCTACAAATTGGTCGTCGGCGATCCGAACGAAACGGTGAGCGCGATCGCGCAGGCCGTCGGGCGAAACGTGGCAGCGGCATGAGTCAACGCATACGCGTGCGCATGACCGGGCGGAGTATGCTTCCAACGCTTCACCAACCGATGGTGCTTGAAGTCGGTCCGCTGGAACGCACGCGCATCGGCGACGTGCTCGTATTCGACGACGGCAGGCGCCTAGTGGCCCATCGCCTCGTCTCCGTACGTTCCGGCCACCTCGTCACGGCCGGCGACGCCCAGCCGGAACGATTGGAAAGCATCCCCCCCGAGAACGTGCTGGGACGCGTTACGCGCGTCTTTGCGGGGCCCGAACTCGACGCCCCCGCTCTGTATTGGCGGGGATCGCCGCTGATCGGGCGCGCGCTCGTCTGGACGCGAGTTCCTCGCGCTCTCTGGCGCGCCGCCTCGCGCGCGCTGCCGACGCGTCGCCCACGACGCTTCGCCGCACTCGCCGCTGCCGCGCACGCAGCCCTTGCGAAGGATCGCGACGGCCTACAACGCGCGCTGCGACGCGACGGCCCGCTCGTTCTCGACGAAGCGCGGCGGCGGCGCCTGCGACCGTTTATCGCTGAAGCTATGCAGCTGGTATCCGGCACCGGCGACCGCGAGCCGATCTGCATCGTAGCCGACTTTCAGGCCCGGCGCATCGGCGATCGCGTGCGGACCGTGCTTGGCGAACTCGCAAGCGCCGGCATCGAAGCCGTTCCACTGAAGGGGGCGCATCGGTC of the Candidatus Dormiibacterota bacterium genome contains:
- a CDS encoding D-glucuronyl C5-epimerase family protein, with translation MPHVRPANVLASGPMRKGRQAVRLVDALPPNRLRQLALGFPLDWSHRRYWRAPSSVPYRGAYYVEWFADSGTYGEDWDGKPRDDEGVLLTNGVVPTYHPIRIAQFALHCYGRWFERGDRVARESFLAQARWLQHNQRRIGLVGGCYPFPFPWPKYRAPSGWLSAMAQGEAISVLLRAHGLAPGAGFDAAARAAARPFDSAIERGGVVFKDGQDVFLEECAVLPAPHILNGCIFALWGIWELEQFDPQSRRRELIDAVLQTILRWIGAFDTRWWSRYSLQRSAGGRDHLATLKYHAFHIAQLRVLAEMTGDARFSRIAERWEAYISHIASRARVLLETALSLPERFGAG
- a CDS encoding nucleotide sugar dehydrogenase — encoded protein: MNISVLGLGYIGLPTAAMLAQAGHVVYGYDVNGALLEELRAGRVSIGEPEVRALTQAAIETGYLLVSDVVPRADAYIVCVPTPTVGNRPDLRCVEDAAARIAAVAPRGSMIVLESTVPPRTTERLFEAAFASAGKSIDEMCLAHCPERVLPGAIVHELRYNARIVGGRRPEDARAVRKLYETFCKGEITETDCVTAELSKVVENTYRDVNIAFANELALLAEELGVDVWETIALANRHPRVNILAPGPGVGGHCIPVDPHFLSNANPFVTELIQTARRVNHRMPYRIAHRVCEFLPGNAFGKRVAIFGAAYKRDVDDARESPALDIFALLRERGIETTLYDPLVRSCGVPLAATVQEALREADVLVIATDHSQFASLEPAEVMALMRGRAIVDARRMLDADRWRRAGFDVYVLGEKPPAAAARAAVA
- a CDS encoding glycosyltransferase — encoded protein: MKLAVVSVHYPYGRNETYLEHELMALATIVGQVAVYPLCASGKNTRMLPAGVELGSLSRGVKLYCGAILFALRHAARVRAILADLLRSQSPALTKLKNLGILARAIDLGRRLRADGVEHVHGYWLSTPATAAYVASRIANIPWSATAHRWDIYERNALDLKFAGAAFIRTISQRGRRDLNGFRQAGAPIVCVPIGIPIPPFVSRNFGPIERLQLLCPAALVPIKGHETLLESLALCARKGISVRCTLAGDGPERPRLERLARSLGLGDSVVFAGHVEQRALHAALEKGAFHAVVLASHEHPGGLMEGVPAALVEAMARAVPVIATNSGSVGELIDATTGRLVAPGNPAELAEAIVHLQRDFASAKKRAARGFARVASSHDAYRQMSVLAGLLASPSSDVERTIA
- a CDS encoding sugar transferase, whose product is MEGPILRSSSATITSLMLENALPAQTRPRGHDLSRWWVVALVIEDLSMFVMSVYLATALVFHSWDGLFVKPNEVLSTGIFVVLWLTMFARLGLYRRSFALSARDELYYTIAALALGALPQLVVFTVWPSISTSRFVLIIALLLAIVLVGGVRTLEHLRRSGALRRRPKQVAVVGNARFVSDMEAFVARRGDAERFSFVVADVAASMNANWYDRAVAGGCQRMILSESIPETVLSQVMQRAAQTHVELAFASHNLRIQGHMFGVERDGEQVFLVPQPLPACTPIAKLIKRLFDIAAASLALVLFAPIMLVAAVAIYLETGRPIVYRQTRVGRSGVPFEMYKFRTMRSDAEAKTGAVYASLGDRRITSIGRRLRRLSLDETLQLINVIKGDMSLVGPRPERPEFVDRFRAIIPRYDDRHLVRPGITGWAQTSLPRILDASHAAEKLAYDLCYIENWSILLDVSILVKTVFEFLFHRTV